GGAGATCAGGGATGGTGATCCCTTTTTGAACCGGCTGGTTTCCGGGGGAAGGGATTTTTCCGAAGAGGAAAAAGAACAGCTTCTGGAGAAACAGATGGAGATACTCTCCCGGACAATACCCATCCATCGCTCCATGAAAGACCGTGGGCACATCGAATTGATGACCACCCCCTTTTACCATCCGATCATGCCTCTGATCATCGATTCTTCAAGTGTATGCCGCAACAATCCGGGTATAAACGTTCCCGGCAGGTACTGTTACCCCGAGGACATCCGTGCACAGATGCAGGAATCATTGAAACAGTACAGAGTTCTCTTCGGAGGGCGCCCTGCAGGGCTCTGGCCTTCGGAGCAAGCTGTCAGCCCGGAAATTATCCCGCTTTGCAGCGAACTTGGCTTTTCCTGGGCCATCTCCGATGAACAGATACTGGCTCGATCATTGGGCGTGGATATTCAAAGGGATCATTACGGCCATGTGCTCAACCCCGAGATATTGTATCAACCTTACCTGATCGGTTCCGGGGAAGAGAAAATGATCATGATATTCAGGGACCATAACCTTTCCGACCGCATCGGCTTCGAGTACCAGCATTTCAGCGGGGAAGATGCGGCGGCGGATCTGGTTCACCGCCTGCATTGCATCAGGAACAGCCTTGTCAATACACGGGAACATTATCTGGTTACCATCTCTCTTGACGGGGAGAATGCCTGGGAGTGGTATGCCGATGACAAGCGCGAGTTTCTGCATGCTCTCTATCGCAGGCTCAGCAGCGAAAGATTTCTGCGCTGTGTTACCGTGAGCGAATACATATCCCGGAACCCGCCCCGTGCAGCCATCGGGAATCTTTACACCGGTTCGTGGGTGGATCACGGTTTGACCCGCTGGATCGGTTCGGACAACAAGAATGCGATGTGGGATCTTCTGCTTGCGGCACGGAAGGCCGTCGATGACTGCCGGGAACGTTTCACCGGCGATGACAGGAAAAAGATTGGCGAGGCCCTGCACTGGATCTACATTGCCGAGGGAAGCGATTACTACTGGTGGGTGGATAGCATGCCTTATTACCTTGCGGCCCCGTTTGAAGCTCTTTTCCGGAAACATCTGGCCAACGTATACCACGCCCTGGGGCTCCGTCCACCTGCGGCGCTTTCCGTTTCCGTGATCAGGCCCGAGCCCGGGGAACCGGCCTGGGAACATGATCCCATAGCCGGGCCTGTCTCGATGGTTGACACCCGCGAGGAAAACCGGGAAGAATCTTGACCACTTACCATCGGTCTAAACCGGTTCCCGTTTTTTCTTTCCGAGTGACCTGTCATTCAGAGGTCATTGGTTCTTGGTTTTGCCTTTTCGCCCAGGCTGTCATTCAGAGGGAGCCCTGGTTATTCATTGGTACTGTCATTCTAGTAAAAGTGAACTACCTGTCATTCAGAGGGAGCCGCAAGCGACCGAAGAATCCCCTCCTCGTACACACCTTACTATCGGCACAAACTGGTTCCTAGTCTTTTATCTCTACAAAGCACAACGCCTGCCTCTGCCCGAGATTCCACGCTGCGCTATCCTTATCAGCCGGGGGCCAGCATTCCTGCATTCCTTTGCCCTACCAGCACAACGCCTGCGTACTCCTAAACACCGCTTGCTCTGAATGACAACGTAAAAGCATGTCTCCTGCCCACTGGAGTAAAAGTGCACTACCTGTCATTCCTGAACTGGCTCCTGTTTTTTCTTTCCGAGTTACCTGTCATTCTGAGGGAGCCGCAGGCGACCGAAGAATCCCCTTCTCGGACACCACTTGGTATCGGCATAAACTGGTTCCCTGGTTTAAATCTTTTCCCGTACCGATATGTTGGCGTAAGCGACATAGAGTGAATGGTTGCCATAGCCGGTGAAGGCGAGGAAGCGAAACGGGACTGCCGACGTGATGTGGACAGTGTATTACCTGTCCATTCTGAGGGAGCTCTGTTTTTTGGGGCGACCGAAGAATCCCCTAGTTGAACACACTCACTCCCTGAACCGTTCTTTATGCTATGGCCCATGAACGGTCAAGTCGCCAAGCCAACATATAAAAAAGAATAAGGAAACGCTTGCGGGCAATGAAGCCTACGTCAATACCACTTGCCTTACTATTGGGAGCGGAGCAGTACGACATCACCATCGCCATCATCAAGAGTAATGTTTGCCATTTCCCGAGATTCCACGCGGCGCTATGCTAACCAACCAGGGGCCGGCATTCCCGCAAGCATTGTATAACAGCATAACGCCTGCGTAGTTGCAGAACACCGCTTGCTCGGAATGACAGGGGAGGCAGGGCCGCCCAACTATCTGTCCACGGGGAAATCATCGATCAGCCTGACGATATGCCGCAGGATGAGAATGGCATCGCTGACATTGATATCCTTGTTGTCACCGCTGACCTTGGCCGCCTTCGTCTGCACCTCATCGAGCTCGATCAACCTCACGATCTCCCTCAGAACCAGGATGGCATCGCTGACAGTGATCTTCCTGTCCATGTTGACATCACCGTAGAGGAACACGCCCACCTGCCATTCCCTGCTGCTAACGCCATCGCTGGCCTTGATCGTGTAGGCAACAGGGCTAGCGAAAGAATCGTTAAAATCGATGGATGAGTAGCCGCTGGTCTGTTTCATACCATTCACATAAGCCACCGCCCCCGGCGACAGTTCAAATTCGGCGATCATGGATCTGAGATCGAGATCCGACCCGGGGGAAGTCCAGATATTGACTTCTCCTTTCTTGCTGTCAATCTCCCCCGACAGGTCCTTTGTCAGCCCCGTGTTTTTATCCCTGCCAAACCCGAAAGAGACGAACTCCGCCTCCCCGCTGGGTTCAACGGATACCGTCACCGTCCACTCTTTCTCCGTCTTCCCATCCCCGGCAACGACCGTGTAGATGACCGGAGCAGTAAAATCATTCGCCGTCTTCCCGCTGATCTGTTTTTTCTCAAGCACCTTTGCTTCTGCTTCGTCGGACAATTCAAAATCGGCAACCAGCGCGCTCACATCGCTGCCCGGCGGCAAGGTTACGGCGATTTTTCCATCAGGCGAAATATCCCCGAACACATTCTCCTTCAGGGCCGGGTTATCTTCTTCAAGAAAGCCAAAATAGATGAAATCGGCCGCGGTATTGGAGGCATGTTCCACCGTCACCTCCCAATCTATCCTGGCTACTCCGTCCTGGGCTTCGATCATGTAGGTGACCGGGGTGATGACAGAATTGGTAAAATCATTGGCCGTCACACCGCTGACCTGTTTTGTTCCGTCCACATACGCCACCGCCCCCGGTGACAACTCAAAAACCGCTTTGAGATTTTTCAGATCCGTGCCGTAAGGAACGGTCACGGTGACCTCTTTCCCATCCCCGTCTATCACCGTCTCCGACTTCTTGCCGGAAAAACCAAAGGATAAAATCTCCGCCTCGTCGTTGGGGATAACCTCGATTTCCACCGTCCATTTCTGCTCTCTCCCGTTCTGAGCAACCACCGTGTAATCGACCTTGTAAACTTCGCCCGCATCGCTTTCATCATATTCAAAAAAGAAATTGGGGGTTTCGCCGCTATCCTGCCCCTCTGCCCCCACCTTGGCAATCGCCTCCTCCGAAAGTTCGAAAGTGGCGATCAGTTCGCTGCCATCCGTGCCGTAGTGAACCTTCAGTTTGATCTTGTGATTTTCGGCGTCGATATCGCCTGCCACGTCATCCCGCAGGTGCGGGTTATGTTTCTTCAAGAACACATAGCTCACTATCTCCGCCTCATCGCTCAACGGAAGTTCGTGTGCGATTATCACCGTCCACTCTTTCTCCGTCACCCCATCCTCGGCAACAACCCTGTAGATGACGGGATCGGTAAAATTGTTGGCTGTCTCTCCGCTGATCTGTTTTGTTTCGCCCACATACGCCGCCGCCCCCGGCGACAGCTCAAAAACGGGCACCAGCGCTTCCCGATCCGTCCCCTCGGGCACCTCCACAAAAAAACTTTTTTCATCGGTCGGGGGCCCGCTATCGTAATCTTGCTCCAGATGCGGGTTGTTCTGCCGCGTCAACCGGATTCCCAGCAACTCTGCCTCCCGGCAGGGTTCCCGCACCGTCACCGTCCACTTTCTCTCCGTCTCCCCATCCTCGGCAACAACCGTGTAGATGACCGGCTCGGTAAAATCGTTGATCGTCACGCCGCTGACCTGCAGCACACTATCCACTTCCGCCGTTGCCCCCGGCGACAATTCAAAGTCGGCAACCAGCTCTGTAACATCCGTGCCAAAGGGAACAGTCACCGTAATCATTCCTTCGGCAGCATCGATACTCCCCTCCGTATCATTTTCCAGAACCCCCGTGTTGGCTGCCGCCCGGAAATCGAAAGATAGAATCTCCGCCTCGGTGCTGGCAGGTTCATACTCCACCGTCACCGTCCACTCCTCCGTCGTCACCTCATCCTCGGCAACGACCGTATAGATGACGGGCTCGGTAAAATCGTTGGTCGTCTCGCCGCTGACCTGTGGCATTCCGCCCACATACACTTCCGCACCGTAAGAGGATGCAAAAACTGCAATCAGTTCTGTAACATCCGTTTCAAAGGGAACGGTAACCTCTATCGTTCCGTTCTCCCTGTCCAGAACCGTCACCGTATAAAGCCCCCTGAATCCATAGAAGGAAAAATCAGTCTCGGTATTGGGGGCGATTACCACCGTCACCGTCCATTCTTTCTCCGTCACCCCATCCTCGGCAACGACATTGTAAGTGACCGGCTCGGTAAAATCGTTGGCCGTCTCCCCGCTGACCTCCGCCGTTTCGCTTCCGCCAACAAACGCCTTCGCCCCGTAGGATAATTGGAAATCGGCAACGAGTGCATCAAGATCCGTGCCGTAGGGAACGGTAACCTCGATCTTCCCCTCAGCGGCGTTGATATCCCCGCAAACATCGGCATGTAGAACCCCTGCATTGCCGTCCGCCCGGAAATCGAAAGATAGAATCTCCGCCTCGGTGCTGGCAGGTTCATTTTCCACCGTCACCGTCCACTCTTTCTCCGTCTCCTCATCCTCGGCAACAACCTTGTAGATGACGGGGGCAGTAAAATCGTTCACTGTCTCCCCGCTGACCTCCGCCGTTTCGCTTTCGCCCACATACGCCTTTGCTCCATAGGATAAACTGAAAGAAGCGCGGAGGTTGCTCGGATCTGTTTTGTAGGGTACCGTCAACCGGATCGTCCTGTTTCCGGCATCGATGTCCCCCGACACATCCCGCTCCAGATTTTCTTCATTGTCGGCCGCCAGAAATCTGTAGGCCAGAATATCTGCCTCATCGTTGGGGGCGATCGTCACCGTCACCGTCCATTCTTTCTCCGTCACCCCATCCTCGGCAACGACCCTGTAGATGACGGGATCGGTAAAATTATTGGCTGTCTCTCCACTGATCTGTTTTGTTTCGCCCACATACGCCGCCGCCCCCGGCGACAGCTCAAAAACGGCAACCAGTTCCGTGACATCCGTTTCGAAGGGAACGGTAACCCCTATCGTTCCATTCTCCCTGTCCAGAACCGTCTCCGTATAAAGCTCCCTGAATCCATAGGAGAGGAAATCAGCCTCGGTATTGGGGGCGATCACCACCGTTACCGTCCACTCCTCCGCCGTCACCCCATCCTCGGCAACGACATTGTAAGTGACCGGCTCGGTAAAATCATTGGTCGTCACGCCGCTGACCTGTTTCGTTTCACCCACCCTGGCCTCCGCCCCGTATGACAAGTCAAAGACGGCAACCAGCTCTGTAACATCCGTGCCAAAGGGAACGATCACCGTAATCATTCCTTCGGCAGCATCGATATCCCCCTCCGCATCATCTTCAAGAACCCCTGCATTGTCGTCCGCCCGGAAATCGAAAGATAGAATCTCCGCCTCGGTGTTGGCAGGTTCATTTTCCACCGTCACCGTCCACTCCTCCGTCGTCACCCCATCCTCGGCAACGACCGTGTAGATGACGGGCTCGGTAAAATCATTGACCGTCTCCCCGCTGACCTCCGCCGTTTCACTTTCGCCCACATACGCCTCCGCCCCGTATGATAACTCGAAGTCGGCAATCAGCGCATCGAGATCCCTGCCGTAGGGAACGAACACCTCGATCTTCCTCTCAGCGGCGTTGATGTCCCCGCAAACATCGGCATCCAGGACTCCCTCGTTGTCAGCCGCCAGAAATCTGTAGGCCAGAATATCTGCCTCATCGTTGGGGGCGATCGTCACCGTCACCGTCCATTCTTTCTCCGTCACCCCATCCTCGGCGACGACCGTATAAACAACGGGCTCGGTAAAATCGTTGGTCGTCTCGCCGCTGACCTCCGCCGTTTCGCTTTCGCCCACATATGCCTTCGCTCCGTATGATAATTCAAAAACAGCAACCAGTTCTGCAATATCCGTGCCGTAGGGAACGGTAACCTCGACCTTGCCATCGACGCTGTCGATGACCCCTTCGACATCATTTTCCAGTCCATTTCTCTCATCGGCCGCAATGCGGTACCGGAGCAGGCCCGTCTCCCGGCTGAAAGATGCCAGCACCGAGAAAGAATGGCCGGCAGCCATCCCCTTGATGGGCGATATTTTATCTATCCTCGACGGTTCAGTGTGGTCGTCGTGGCTCTCCAGGCCCAGCTGGCCGCAATCATTCCGCCCGAAGGCATAAACATCACCATTCTTCTGCAACGCCAGCGAATGACTGCCGCCGGCATCCACACCAACGATTTCTTTGTCAGCCAACTCCCCGACTTCAACCGGCAGATCACTGTTCTCCGTGTCTCCCAAACCCAGCTGGCCGTGTTCATTCCGCCCGAAGGCACAAATACCGCCGTCCGCCAGTGCCACAAGTGAATGTCCGCCGCCCGCCGCCACCGCAACAGCAGCGGGCAACCCCGACAACTTGGCAGGCACGTCGCGATCATCCGTATCTCCCAGCCCCAGCTGGCCGTGTTCATTCCGCCCGAAGGCATAAACACTGCCGTCCGCCAGTGCCACCAGCGAGTGTTCGCCACCGGCGTCCATATCAACGATTTCTTTATCAGCCAACCCCTCGATTTTAACCGGCGCCTCACGGTTATCCGTGTCCCCCAGCCCCAGCTGGCCATATTCGTTCCGCCCGAAAGCATAAACATCCCCATTCTCCAGCAGCACCAGTGAATGCCCGCCGCCCGCCGCCACCGCAACAGCAGCGGGCAAAACCTCTATCCTTGTCGGCAGGAGGTGATCATTCCCGCCTCCCAGCCCCAGCTGGCCGTATTCATTCCGCCCGAAGGCATAAACATCCCCATTCTCCAGCAGCACCAGTGAATGCCCGCCGCCCGCCGCCACCGAAACAGCGGGATTCTCCGCCGGATCGGGCAACCCCTCTATCTCCACCGGTTCATACCGATCATATTCGTCACCATGCCCCAGGCGTCCGCCCGAGCCGTGTCCGTAGGCAAACACCCTTCCATCCTCCAGGGCGATGAGAACATGCCGATCACCTGCCGAAACCGCCTTCATATTTCCCGGCCCCGGTATCTCCGGCTGCAGCGGCACCCTTCCGATCCGCCCGTCGGCTGTATTCCCGAACGAGTAAACCGGACCTGCCGCGGACACCGCCAGCGAGTGTTCACCGCCGGCATCCACACCAACGATTTCTTTATCAGCCAACCCCTCGATTTCAGCCGGCGCCTCATGCCCCTCCGTATCTCCCAGCCCCAACTGACCGTATTCATTCTGCCCGAAAGCATGAACCTTCCCGTCGTCCATCAACACCAGCGAATGCCT
This window of the Bacillota bacterium genome carries:
- a CDS encoding glycoside hydrolase; protein product: MHDEPVLYIAFVWNQHQPFYKDYSRNRLIMPWVRLHAAKDYYQMAAILEQYPEIRQTFNLTPSLLAQLQDYTGAGVEDYYLAVMKPPVELTVPERLFLLQHYFDIHWERVIARFPRYRELLEKQGYHREPGLNEDVLDLFAERDYRDLQVWFNLAWFDPEIRDGDPFLNRLVSGGRDFSEEEKEQLLEKQMEILSRTIPIHRSMKDRGHIELMTTPFYHPIMPLIIDSSSVCRNNPGINVPGRYCYPEDIRAQMQESLKQYRVLFGGRPAGLWPSEQAVSPEIIPLCSELGFSWAISDEQILARSLGVDIQRDHYGHVLNPEILYQPYLIGSGEEKMIMIFRDHNLSDRIGFEYQHFSGEDAAADLVHRLHCIRNSLVNTREHYLVTISLDGENAWEWYADDKREFLHALYRRLSSERFLRCVTVSEYISRNPPRAAIGNLYTGSWVDHGLTRWIGSDNKNAMWDLLLAARKAVDDCRERFTGDDRKKIGEALHWIYIAEGSDYYWWVDSMPYYLAAPFEALFRKHLANVYHALGLRPPAALSVSVIRPEPGEPAWEHDPIAGPVSMVDTREENREES